A portion of the Oscillatoria sp. FACHB-1406 genome contains these proteins:
- a CDS encoding chromosome segregation ATPase, which yields MKDRENRNLRSPVGASKSSSGNSGSQLYRREGQPASRSGLSETGLQPSQEATRSAVTETPTPEQLPEDRLDTVDSERFPVPRWVFAWALAWQFWAVAVLGGAGTLGFLAANSLFKLPALPSCPSLFLPLASGSVRLYCAQIEADRQTTESLLEAIRWVEVLPKEHPLRGEVDRKIEEWSLQILDLVDETVQAGYLDRGIADARRIPKYVSAYKLVEERIAKWQSLWSKANKIVLEAEKLMLDSKWALAFRTASKLTTLNNNYWATTRYSQLVEKIRLAQEESAKLDKAFALMRQGGTDNLFEAIKLAEEIKPESTAHREAQKLLAEAGKKLLEIAMERLEAGDWSAVTDITNRIPAKLEIQEEIKDVNSLAEAGSQAGSGTADGLQAAIDAAKSVPPGRPLYNRAQRLIGRWELEIQDIQTLAKAEELANGGGTNYLMAAIAKARLIPPSHPRYREAQRKIAQWTDQMQPRESLPIAQANPTVESGNTGDLQRAIDETQSGSSSSIAFSPDIPTRSSRAVPDAPSTSTDSAAASGRELDGNGEVQRQSEGLGSEVRGRLELDRARQMARGGTSSALSSAIRIAQQVSSDSPLYNQSVQESNSWSERILSLAREQAGSNLSQAIETAQKVPDGTSAYAAARAQIEAWQQQLQPQIPANPPAIDPQSQTPPSTSDNTSF from the coding sequence ATGAAAGATCGAGAAAATCGCAATCTCCGGTCTCCTGTTGGAGCTTCTAAGTCTTCTTCGGGAAATTCTGGAAGTCAGTTGTATCGGAGAGAGGGACAGCCAGCCTCTCGCTCTGGACTTTCAGAAACCGGTTTGCAACCGAGCCAAGAAGCGACTCGCTCTGCGGTGACTGAGACTCCGACCCCAGAGCAGTTGCCGGAAGATCGATTGGACACCGTTGACTCCGAGCGTTTTCCGGTTCCGCGTTGGGTGTTTGCGTGGGCGTTGGCTTGGCAATTTTGGGCGGTTGCGGTGTTGGGCGGAGCGGGAACATTAGGGTTTTTGGCAGCAAATTCTTTATTTAAGCTGCCCGCGCTGCCGAGTTGCCCGAGCTTATTTTTACCGCTAGCGTCCGGGTCGGTGCGCCTTTATTGCGCCCAAATCGAAGCAGATAGACAGACGACGGAGAGCTTATTAGAAGCGATCCGTTGGGTAGAAGTATTACCAAAAGAACATCCCTTGCGCGGTGAAGTCGATCGCAAAATCGAAGAGTGGTCGCTTCAAATTTTAGATTTAGTCGATGAAACCGTACAAGCGGGTTATTTAGATCGAGGGATTGCCGACGCGCGCCGCATTCCGAAGTATGTGTCAGCGTACAAGCTTGTAGAAGAACGCATCGCTAAGTGGCAGTCGCTCTGGAGTAAGGCAAACAAGATCGTTTTGGAAGCCGAAAAGTTGATGCTGGACTCGAAATGGGCTTTAGCCTTTCGGACAGCCTCGAAACTGACGACTTTAAACAATAATTACTGGGCAACAACGCGCTACAGCCAACTGGTCGAAAAAATTCGTCTGGCTCAAGAAGAAAGCGCAAAACTCGATAAAGCCTTTGCGTTGATGAGGCAAGGCGGTACGGATAATTTATTTGAGGCGATTAAGCTTGCAGAAGAAATTAAGCCGGAGAGTACCGCTCATCGCGAGGCCCAGAAGTTACTGGCAGAGGCTGGGAAAAAACTGTTAGAAATCGCGATGGAACGCTTGGAAGCAGGCGATTGGTCGGCAGTAACCGATATTACCAACCGCATCCCCGCCAAACTCGAGATTCAAGAAGAAATTAAAGATGTGAATAGTTTGGCGGAAGCGGGTTCTCAAGCGGGTTCGGGAACCGCAGATGGGCTACAAGCTGCGATTGATGCAGCAAAAAGCGTGCCTCCGGGTCGTCCCCTCTACAATCGAGCGCAGCGCTTGATTGGACGTTGGGAGTTGGAGATTCAAGATATCCAAACGCTCGCTAAAGCCGAAGAGTTAGCGAATGGCGGCGGGACAAATTATTTGATGGCGGCGATTGCGAAAGCGCGCTTGATTCCGCCCTCTCATCCTCGCTATCGCGAAGCTCAACGCAAAATCGCTCAGTGGACCGACCAAATGCAGCCTCGAGAAAGTCTACCGATAGCGCAGGCGAATCCAACAGTCGAGAGCGGGAATACGGGGGATTTGCAACGAGCAATCGACGAGACACAATCGGGTTCTTCCAGCAGTATTGCTTTTTCTCCAGATATCCCAACGCGATCGTCGCGCGCTGTCCCAGATGCCCCCAGTACGAGTACGGATAGCGCGGCGGCCAGCGGACGCGAATTGGATGGTAATGGCGAAGTGCAGCGCCAGAGCGAAGGTTTGGGCAGCGAAGTACGAGGGCGGCTCGAGTTGGACCGCGCTCGTCAAATGGCGAGGGGAGGAACCTCGAGCGCGCTTTCGTCGGCGATTCGCATCGCGCAACAGGTCTCGAGCGACAGTCCGCTTTATAACCAGAGCGTCCAAGAGAGTAACAGTTGGAGCGAGCGCATTCTGTCTTTGGCGCGAGAACAGGCGGGTTCTAATTTAAGTCAGGCGATTGAGACGGCGCAAAAAGTTCCCGACGGGACTTCGGCTTATGCCGCCGCTCGCGCTCAAATTGAAGCTTGGCAGCAGCAGTTACAGCCGCAAATTCCGGCGAATCCGCCCGCGATCGACCCGCAATCCCAAACGCCGCCCTCTACCTCGGATAATACTTCTTTTTAA
- the pyrF gene encoding orotidine-5'-phosphate decarboxylase, with protein MSEDKVIVPLDVPTVEEAIALLDRLPQVSFWKVGLELFVSTGPELLKTLKQRQKRIFLDLKLHDIPNTIAGACRAAARYEVDFLTIHPTAGRAALKAAAEAVAGSPTQLLAVTLLTSLNSRDLAFDLKVSLELPDYALQMALLAQECGITGAVCSPQEVEQLRQACGDSMTFVCPGVRPSWAEKGDQQRVMTPQQAFKAGANYLVIGRPITAAEDPAAAWNKIVEEIR; from the coding sequence ATGAGTGAAGATAAGGTTATTGTTCCCTTGGATGTACCGACGGTAGAGGAAGCGATCGCGCTTTTAGACCGTCTCCCGCAAGTGAGTTTCTGGAAAGTTGGCTTAGAACTTTTTGTCAGTACCGGCCCGGAACTCCTCAAAACGCTCAAACAGCGCCAAAAACGCATTTTTCTCGACCTCAAGCTGCACGATATTCCCAATACCATTGCCGGTGCTTGTCGGGCGGCGGCACGCTACGAAGTCGATTTCCTCACGATTCACCCGACAGCGGGGCGCGCGGCGTTGAAAGCGGCAGCCGAAGCGGTTGCCGGAAGCCCGACGCAACTCCTCGCCGTGACGCTACTGACCAGTCTAAATTCTCGCGACCTGGCCTTCGACCTCAAGGTTAGCCTCGAACTGCCCGACTATGCTTTACAAATGGCTCTTCTGGCGCAAGAATGCGGCATTACGGGTGCAGTGTGTTCTCCGCAGGAAGTGGAACAGTTGCGACAAGCGTGCGGCGACTCAATGACCTTTGTTTGTCCGGGAGTACGCCCTTCTTGGGCTGAAAAAGGCGACCAACAGCGCGTGATGACTCCCCAGCAAGCGTTTAAAGCGGGGGCTAATTATCTCGTCATCGGACGACCGATTACTGCGGCAGAAGATCCGGCGGCGGCGTGGAATAAAATTGTTGAGGAGATTCGCTAA
- the csaB gene encoding polysaccharide pyruvyl transferase CsaB, whose product MGQIRAVLCGYYGKGNGGDEALLASLLQMLPDRVTPVVLSGNPQQTRDRYGVESCDRFSAFEVGKALRTSQAFIWGGGSLMQDATSFISPLYYGGTMAWAQQQGLKTIAWAQGIGPLHRRSIREITKRVLQGCTAVSVRDRASARLVEEWKIEPLLAPDPVWALEDTPVEALENLPSPRIAVTLRSHPQLTPQRLQVLTEALYKLQRATDACILLVPFQFSQDLEIARAIASQLPGSHKILMLEDPRELKGLYGGVEMAIGMRLHSLIMAAARGCRCSALSYDPKVTQLMNDLDLSGWELAQLPEDSQAIADTWIDDFVKEKVLEIEKIEALRDRALLHGKLLEQFVCNS is encoded by the coding sequence ATGGGACAAATTCGAGCGGTATTGTGCGGTTATTATGGCAAAGGAAACGGCGGCGATGAGGCTTTGTTAGCGTCGCTGTTGCAAATGTTACCCGATCGCGTGACTCCGGTGGTGCTGTCGGGCAATCCCCAGCAAACGCGCGATCGCTACGGGGTGGAAAGTTGCGATCGCTTTTCGGCGTTTGAGGTTGGGAAAGCGTTGCGAACTTCCCAAGCGTTTATCTGGGGCGGCGGTAGTTTGATGCAGGATGCAACCAGCTTTATCAGTCCGCTGTACTATGGGGGAACGATGGCTTGGGCGCAGCAACAAGGTTTAAAAACGATCGCGTGGGCGCAAGGAATTGGCCCTCTCCATCGCCGTTCGATTCGGGAGATAACGAAGAGAGTATTGCAAGGATGCACGGCAGTTAGCGTGCGCGATCGCGCTTCGGCTCGTTTAGTGGAAGAATGGAAGATTGAACCGCTACTCGCTCCCGATCCGGTTTGGGCGCTGGAAGATACGCCGGTGGAAGCGTTGGAGAACTTACCTTCGCCGCGCATTGCCGTCACATTGCGATCGCACCCCCAACTCACCCCTCAGCGCCTCCAAGTTCTCACCGAAGCACTCTACAAGTTGCAACGCGCCACCGATGCTTGCATTTTACTCGTTCCCTTCCAATTTTCCCAAGATTTAGAAATTGCTCGCGCGATCGCCTCCCAACTCCCCGGCAGCCATAAAATCTTGATGCTAGAAGATCCCAGAGAATTAAAAGGGTTATATGGCGGGGTAGAAATGGCGATCGGAATGCGCCTGCACAGCTTAATTATGGCAGCCGCCCGAGGCTGTCGCTGCTCGGCGCTTAGTTACGATCCGAAAGTGACGCAACTGATGAACGATCTCGATTTATCGGGATGGGAACTCGCCCAATTACCCGAAGATTCTCAAGCGATTGCAGACACATGGATTGATGATTTTGTCAAGGAAAAAGTATTAGAAATAGAAAAAATTGAAGCATTACGCGATCGCGCCCTCTTACACGGCAAATTACTCGAGCAATTTGTTTGTAATTCGTAA
- a CDS encoding four helix bundle protein has protein sequence MYDRSISDRTKQFAVRIVKACSFIDEQSGASRTLAKQLLRSGTSIGANVREAQSAQSDRDFLHKLEIALKEARETQYWLEILIEAEVVSSKKFSLLLQEANEIGKILVVSTQKIKKKIADKKTKNQH, from the coding sequence ATGTACGATAGATCGATTTCAGATAGAACGAAACAATTTGCAGTTCGTATTGTTAAAGCCTGTAGCTTTATAGACGAACAGTCTGGAGCTAGTCGAACGTTAGCAAAGCAACTTCTACGTTCTGGAACTTCTATTGGAGCTAATGTTAGGGAAGCGCAGTCTGCACAATCGGATCGAGATTTTTTACATAAACTTGAAATTGCTTTGAAAGAAGCAAGAGAAACGCAATATTGGCTTGAAATTTTAATTGAGGCTGAGGTTGTTAGCTCTAAAAAGTTTTCTTTACTTCTTCAAGAAGCGAATGAAATCGGTAAAATTTTGGTAGTCTCAACTCAGAAAATCAAAAAGAAAATTGCCGACAAGAAAACAAAGAACCAACACTAA
- a CDS encoding OmpA family protein, whose protein sequence is MIESTDSKRSVRKRVASKPYNTPPVNTNNPAPKVSPANAVGRWLGGVLFRLLLLGVGGTLAGIAGLLLAISYPHPNGNEPLVVRVWNGLQVKTKQLDKNLDRSPGSLDSLPPVSLTREEKQQLKSQLGGLQQDFNALRDRTQKIEARLSLPSSNFELPQRLETIDRTLQRATTLVGSTAIAVENASAATNQIKVVLPADVLFTPQNTLSKEAPLILDTVLIDLRRYTGSTLRIGVHSDSGGNSKEDQERSFRQAGILKDYLKERLGDNYRWVTVGYGQSRPLVANDSETNRQRNRRVEIAID, encoded by the coding sequence ATGATAGAATCTACCGACTCCAAGCGTTCGGTCAGGAAGCGGGTAGCTTCTAAGCCCTACAATACTCCTCCGGTCAATACGAACAATCCCGCCCCGAAAGTTTCGCCCGCTAATGCTGTCGGTCGCTGGCTGGGAGGCGTTCTATTCCGCTTGTTGTTGCTAGGAGTGGGCGGCACGTTGGCGGGAATTGCAGGATTGCTATTGGCGATTTCTTATCCCCATCCGAATGGTAACGAACCGTTGGTTGTTAGAGTCTGGAATGGATTACAAGTGAAAACCAAACAGCTTGACAAAAATCTCGATCGCAGCCCGGGTTCTTTGGACTCCTTGCCCCCAGTATCGCTGACGCGGGAAGAAAAGCAACAGTTAAAAAGTCAATTAGGCGGTTTGCAACAAGATTTTAATGCGTTGCGCGATCGCACTCAAAAAATCGAAGCTCGCCTTAGTCTACCCTCGTCTAACTTTGAACTGCCCCAACGTTTGGAAACGATCGATCGCACTTTACAACGCGCGACAACGTTGGTAGGAAGTACGGCAATTGCAGTCGAAAATGCCTCTGCCGCCACTAACCAAATTAAAGTTGTACTTCCGGCGGATGTCCTATTTACGCCTCAAAATACGCTTTCTAAAGAAGCCCCTTTGATTTTGGATACGGTATTAATCGACTTGCGCCGCTATACCGGTTCGACCTTGCGGATTGGCGTTCACAGCGATTCAGGGGGCAATTCTAAAGAGGATCAAGAGCGATCGTTCCGTCAAGCCGGAATTCTCAAAGATTACCTAAAAGAGCGTTTGGGTGACAATTACCGTTGGGTTACGGTGGGTTACGGACAGTCTCGTCCCTTAGTCGCGAACGATAGCGAAACGAACCGCCAGCGCAATCGCCGCGTCGAAATTGCGATCGATTGA
- the fmt gene encoding methionyl-tRNA formyltransferase, translating into MKVVFFGTPQFAVPCLERLLETPEIEVVAVVTQPDKPRGRGKQLIPSPVKEVAIAHNLPVWQPKRIKKSAKTIEKLRQAAADYFVVVAYGQILSQEILDLPRGGCINNHGSILPEYRGAAPIQWSIYNGETETGITTMLMDAGMDTGAMLLKATTAIALLENSQQLAERLASIGADLLIETLFKFDRGEVEPIPQDNARATYAPLIQKSDFNLDWTRSAIALHNQVRAFSPNCVARWREQPLKILATVPIGENYLSLLPSEYESLQQRAKELSPASAQPGEVVGLIKKFGAIVQTGDGLLLLKEVQLAGKRPQHGWDFVNGMRLKIGEVCEGLNV; encoded by the coding sequence ATGAAAGTTGTATTTTTCGGTACGCCGCAATTCGCCGTTCCTTGTTTGGAACGGTTGCTAGAAACCCCAGAAATTGAAGTAGTAGCAGTGGTGACGCAACCTGATAAACCGAGGGGGCGCGGCAAACAGTTGATTCCGTCTCCGGTTAAGGAAGTTGCAATCGCACACAATCTCCCTGTTTGGCAACCCAAACGCATCAAAAAAAGCGCGAAAACTATCGAAAAATTGCGACAGGCAGCAGCCGATTATTTTGTCGTCGTTGCTTACGGACAAATTCTCTCTCAAGAAATTCTCGATTTGCCGCGCGGGGGCTGCATCAATAACCACGGCTCGATTTTACCGGAATATCGCGGGGCAGCACCGATTCAATGGAGCATTTATAACGGCGAGACGGAAACGGGAATCACGACAATGCTTATGGATGCGGGAATGGATACGGGTGCAATGTTGCTGAAAGCGACGACAGCGATCGCACTCTTAGAAAATTCGCAGCAACTCGCCGAACGTCTGGCTTCTATCGGGGCGGATTTGTTAATTGAAACGCTGTTTAAGTTCGATCGCGGCGAAGTCGAACCGATTCCCCAAGATAACGCCCGCGCTACCTACGCACCTTTGATTCAAAAGTCTGATTTTAACCTCGATTGGACTCGCAGCGCGATCGCGCTGCATAACCAAGTCCGCGCTTTCTCTCCCAATTGCGTCGCCCGTTGGCGCGAACAACCCCTTAAAATTCTGGCAACCGTTCCCATCGGCGAAAATTATCTCTCTTTATTACCCTCGGAGTACGAATCCTTGCAACAGCGCGCCAAGGAACTCTCGCCCGCTTCCGCGCAACCGGGAGAAGTGGTGGGCTTAATCAAGAAGTTCGGCGCGATCGTGCAAACGGGAGACGGGCTATTGTTGCTGAAAGAAGTGCAGCTTGCCGGAAAGCGCCCTCAACACGGATGGGATTTCGTTAATGGAATGCGCCTCAAGATCGGGGAAGTTTGCGAGGGGTTAAATGTTTGA
- a CDS encoding SpoIIE family protein phosphatase produces the protein MSRLRYALSQGSRQVSLQVALVVPFVLSTVAAVGLVSYFSFQNSRQALDDLAEQLNEKVTEQIDLRLENYLAQPPLYIERSASLVREGTLKLNDFNQLEQQFTSDIQLSRGIESIIFGDEEGNSVAVRYDPDGQIVARVRERNSAPLSRLYKLDRQGRRMQELEPEPFDPRTRPWYKTAVSAMQASWSPIYKSARYNKLQITATLPIYSPTGQLLGVLGSNIFLSDIDEFLQKLAIAKSGKAFVIERSGDIVATSSRELQQLQRDVPDDSTRLNIKTIQEPILQGVAQRLTTNRRSLADIAKTTSLKLSIAGQPYQIRITPVDNVKNLNWLIIVAIPESDFMGEMYANTRNTILLTLGALAITISLGIIAARRIALPLEQMTQAAREMARGNRDRRVRSSHIVELETLSKSFNSMAEQLKESFVTLEDKVEERTGELARAMKEIAALNKRLKRENRRLSGELALLREMQQLILPKPNELAEISDLDIAGFMEPADEVGGDYYDILYSDGVVTIGMGDVTGHGLESSILMVMAQTAVRTLSELHEADPVRFLATLNRTIYKNVERMNSDKNLSLVILNYVNGRVSISGQHEEVLVVRKGGTIERIDTIDLGFPIGLDADIEDFVNRTVVELEPGDGLILYTDGITEAENSERQLYGIERLCEMAARYWHLNAQQIEEIIVRDLRQHIGGQKVFDDITLLICKLKSPQEMLDRSLLDVEFQA, from the coding sequence ATGTCCAGACTGAGATATGCGCTCTCACAGGGTTCTCGTCAAGTTAGTCTGCAAGTCGCTTTGGTCGTTCCCTTCGTCCTTTCCACCGTTGCAGCAGTCGGATTAGTCAGCTATTTTTCGTTTCAAAATTCGCGGCAGGCTCTAGATGATTTAGCAGAACAGTTAAATGAAAAAGTAACAGAGCAAATTGACTTGCGGCTCGAAAATTACTTAGCTCAGCCTCCTCTCTATATTGAAAGAAGCGCTTCGTTAGTTCGCGAAGGGACTCTGAAATTAAACGATTTCAATCAACTCGAACAGCAATTTACATCGGACATTCAACTCTCTAGAGGAATAGAATCAATAATTTTTGGTGACGAAGAGGGAAATTCTGTTGCTGTTCGCTACGACCCCGACGGTCAAATCGTCGCCAGAGTGAGAGAGCGCAACTCTGCCCCGCTCTCTCGACTCTATAAACTCGACCGTCAGGGGCGGCGAATGCAGGAGTTAGAGCCAGAACCATTCGATCCGCGAACGCGACCTTGGTATAAAACTGCGGTTAGTGCCATGCAAGCAAGTTGGAGTCCCATTTATAAATCAGCGAGGTATAATAAGCTTCAAATCACGGCGACACTGCCGATTTATAGCCCAACGGGTCAACTGCTTGGCGTTCTTGGCAGCAATATTTTTCTGTCAGACATCGACGAATTTTTGCAGAAGTTAGCGATCGCAAAATCGGGAAAAGCATTTGTCATCGAGCGTTCGGGCGATATTGTCGCCACCTCCAGCCGCGAACTGCAACAACTTCAGCGCGATGTACCGGATGACTCGACGCGCCTCAACATTAAAACAATCCAAGAGCCAATTCTCCAAGGTGTCGCCCAACGATTAACAACCAATCGGCGGTCATTAGCGGATATCGCCAAAACCACTAGCCTAAAACTCTCGATCGCCGGTCAGCCCTATCAAATTCGGATTACGCCGGTGGATAACGTTAAGAACTTGAATTGGCTGATTATCGTTGCGATTCCCGAATCAGATTTTATGGGAGAAATGTATGCCAATACTCGCAACACGATTCTGTTAACGTTAGGGGCCTTAGCAATAACGATCTCGCTCGGAATCATCGCAGCGCGGCGGATTGCGCTCCCCTTAGAACAGATGACGCAAGCGGCGCGAGAGATGGCTCGGGGCAATCGCGATCGCCGCGTCCGCAGCAGCCATATCGTCGAACTCGAAACTTTAAGCAAGTCCTTTAATAGCATGGCAGAGCAACTCAAAGAATCCTTCGTTACCCTTGAAGATAAAGTTGAGGAACGAACCGGCGAACTCGCAAGGGCGATGAAAGAGATTGCTGCCCTCAACAAGCGTCTGAAGCGGGAAAATCGGCGTTTAAGCGGCGAATTAGCTCTGCTCAGAGAGATGCAACAGTTGATTTTGCCTAAACCCAATGAGCTAGCAGAGATCTCGGATTTAGATATTGCCGGATTTATGGAACCCGCTGATGAAGTCGGGGGCGACTATTACGATATTCTCTACAGCGACGGCGTAGTAACAATTGGCATGGGCGACGTTACGGGCCACGGCCTCGAAAGCAGTATTTTAATGGTAATGGCGCAAACGGCAGTCCGCACCCTTTCCGAATTGCACGAAGCTGACCCAGTTCGCTTTTTGGCAACGCTCAATCGCACGATTTATAAAAATGTGGAGCGGATGAATTCAGATAAAAACTTAAGCCTTGTTATTCTGAATTACGTCAACGGGCGAGTTAGCATCAGCGGTCAGCATGAAGAAGTTTTAGTCGTTCGTAAAGGGGGAACTATCGAGCGGATTGATACAATCGATCTTGGCTTTCCAATTGGTTTAGATGCAGATATTGAAGATTTTGTCAATCGCACCGTTGTCGAGTTAGAACCGGGGGATGGTCTGATTCTCTATACAGATGGCATTACCGAAGCGGAGAATTCCGAACGACAGCTTTACGGTATCGAACGCCTCTGCGAAATGGCGGCGCGTTATTGGCATCTCAACGCCCAACAAATCGAAGAAATTATCGTTCGCGACCTGCGGCAACACATCGGAGGGCAAAAGGTTTTTGACGACATCACGCTCCTCATTTGCAAGCTCAAATCCCCCCAGGAAATGCTCGATCGCTCGCTCCTCGATGTCGAGTTTCAGGCTTAA
- the lgt gene encoding prolipoprotein diacylglyceryl transferase: MVLAFQFQSPGPIISQFGPLVLRWYSLLIVSAIIIGMTLSQYLAKRRRINPELVADLALWLVVAAIPCARLYYVLFEWKNYVGRPEEIIAIWHGGIAIHGAMIGATLAALIFARLNKVSFWQLADLVAPSAILGQAIGRWGNFFNSEAFGDPTNLPWKLYIPPANRPPSFQQFEYFHPTFLYESLWNLTVFAGLLYLFFWGLRHPGRLKVGTIMLTYLVAYSCGRFWIEGLRTDSLMLGPLKMAQVISLVAIALGLAGLAWLYRLKRPLPDVVAPETAAVSQTKSPRGEL, translated from the coding sequence ATGGTTCTTGCTTTTCAATTCCAATCACCCGGCCCCATCATCTCTCAATTCGGCCCTTTGGTGCTGCGCTGGTACAGCCTGCTTATTGTGTCTGCCATCATTATCGGCATGACCTTATCTCAATACCTCGCCAAACGCCGCCGCATCAACCCCGAACTGGTGGCAGATCTTGCCCTTTGGCTTGTCGTCGCGGCAATTCCCTGCGCCCGACTCTACTACGTGCTGTTTGAATGGAAAAACTACGTCGGACGACCCGAAGAAATCATCGCGATTTGGCACGGCGGAATTGCCATTCACGGCGCGATGATTGGCGCAACGCTGGCCGCGCTTATTTTTGCGCGCTTGAATAAAGTTTCTTTCTGGCAACTGGCAGATTTAGTTGCACCTTCGGCTATTTTAGGGCAAGCGATCGGGCGGTGGGGGAATTTTTTCAACTCGGAAGCGTTTGGCGACCCGACTAATTTACCTTGGAAGCTCTATATTCCCCCCGCAAATCGTCCCCCAAGTTTCCAGCAATTTGAATACTTTCATCCCACCTTTCTCTACGAATCTCTGTGGAATTTAACGGTTTTCGCGGGCTTGCTCTATCTCTTTTTCTGGGGATTGCGCCATCCGGGACGATTGAAGGTAGGAACGATAATGCTGACTTATTTGGTGGCGTACAGTTGCGGGCGATTTTGGATTGAAGGGTTGCGCACCGATAGTTTGATGTTGGGGCCGTTGAAGATGGCTCAAGTTATTAGTTTAGTCGCGATCGCGCTGGGACTGGCAGGACTCGCGTGGTTATACCGCCTCAAGCGTCCCCTCCCCGATGTTGTCGCTCCTGAAACTGCCGCTGTTTCCCAAACAAAAAGCCCTAGAGGAGAACTCTAG
- a CDS encoding PadR family transcriptional regulator — MLKGSPRLDYRYLAQQRSVKYRYIAMCCYNRFSHIKNRVMLKHFSVYFPSPAWAGGPCHDTEIARYWFLHRSPWDKPFGGRPRGRHCREDWGDKQRTRRGDIKFILLELLADGPSHGYDLIKEMENRYGQFRRLSPGSVYPTLQMLEEGGYLTSAKEGGKRIYTITDAGRELLAERSPAREANARSNPLDVPPEFGELRKAATELTEVIAHVARSGNTARMKQVSELLEQVKRDIYAILSEREN; from the coding sequence ATGCTGAAAGGCTCTCCCCGTCTTGACTATCGGTATTTAGCCCAACAACGTTCGGTTAAATATCGATATATCGCGATGTGTTGTTATAATCGATTCAGTCACATTAAAAATCGAGTCATGCTCAAACACTTCTCAGTTTACTTTCCCAGTCCTGCCTGGGCGGGAGGCCCTTGTCACGATACGGAAATCGCCCGTTATTGGTTCCTGCACCGTTCGCCTTGGGACAAACCGTTCGGCGGCAGACCGCGCGGCAGACATTGCCGCGAAGACTGGGGCGACAAACAGCGGACGCGGCGCGGCGACATTAAATTTATATTGTTAGAACTGCTTGCCGATGGCCCAAGTCACGGTTACGACCTCATCAAAGAAATGGAAAACCGCTACGGTCAATTCCGCCGTCTCAGTCCCGGTTCGGTCTATCCAACCCTACAAATGCTCGAAGAAGGAGGCTACTTAACCAGCGCCAAAGAAGGCGGAAAACGGATTTATACGATTACCGATGCGGGGAGAGAACTTTTGGCCGAGCGTTCTCCAGCCCGCGAGGCGAATGCCCGCTCGAATCCGTTGGATGTCCCGCCAGAGTTTGGCGAATTGCGCAAGGCGGCAACCGAGTTAACAGAAGTTATCGCCCACGTCGCTCGCAGCGGCAATACCGCGCGTATGAAGCAGGTTAGCGAGCTTTTGGAACAGGTAAAACGGGACATTTACGCCATTCTTTCAGAAAGAGAGAACTAG